AAGGCGGCCGGAACTGGGTGTTGCCTGCGGGTTTGAACCTGTTTTCGGGTTTTGGGTTGCATCAAATTACCAAGCTGCCTTTTAGCCAAAGCGTTAGGTGGCGACTGGGCATGGAGCGCTTTGTTGCAACCCCTCCGGCCAAGGACGAGCTTATGGGAGCCTTTTTGCGCCGCAAGTTGGGCCCCGAGGTGTGGGCGGTACTGGAGCCATACCTAAGCGCAATGTTGGGTGGCCCCGCCGAGGAAGTCTCGGCGCAAGCTGCCCTGGGTCGTTTGATAGCACTCGAGCGCCAAGGGGGCTTGCTGGCAGGTAGCCGAAAGCTCTCTAACCCAGGCCGGTGGCAGTTAGCCGGGGGAATGGGCAGTCTAATCGAGGCCCTGGGCAAGCACCTCCCAAGCGCCAAGCTATTACCCCAGCACGAAGTGTGGGCTCTCACCCGGGATGCAAGACACTGGCAGGTGCACGTGCGGGGCGGTTCACTTAGCGCCGAGGCCATCTTTATGGCACTTCCCGCCCCACAAGCAGCCAAGGTTTTCCGCCCCTCCGCTCCCCAACTCACCACCCTGCTAAACCACTTTCCCCACCAACACAGCGCCAAGGTCTATCTGCTCTACCGCCACGGCGAGCTGGCCGAACCCACCGAGTATTTTTTTGCCCGTGGGGAGGGCTATACCAGCAGCGCCATTAAGCTGACCCACCCCAGTCCAGACCTGGCCTTGGTAAGAGCCCAGTTTATGGGTGAAGCGGCCCGATGGAGCGACAGCGACCTGGCTAAACAAGCCCAACAAGACCTCGCCCGGCTTCGGCAAATCGAGGCCCGTCCGCTGGCAGCCTGGGTCTTCCGCCAGCCCTCCTCGAGGCCTCAGTTCACCCAGGGCCACGCGCAGCGGGTAGCCCACCTCGAGCAGGAGCTGGTGTATGCCCCGGGCCTTTTCCTCACCGGTAGCTATCTGGCCGGCCCCGGCCTAGCCAACCTGGTAGAACACGCCCATCAAACCATACGGCGGGCCCTCGATTTCCTGGCCCTCTAGAACCCCTTGGCAGCAGTTTGCTCAGCATACCGTCGTGGAGATGAGGTTACAAAGTTTGAGCGCAGGGAGGACGTTTTTCGACCCGCCTTTTTGGTAATGGAATCTCTGCAACTGTGTAATAGCGCAAAACCCCCAGACCGCAGCCTGGGGGTTCGCAAAGCATCGCCTTATTTCAGTTCGACCTTGGCGCCTGCATCCTCGAGCTGCTTCTTGATCTTTTCGGCTTCGTCTTTGGAGACACCTTCCTTGACGGTACCGCCTTGCTCGGCCAGGTCTTTAGCTTCCTTCAGGCCCAGGCCGGTAATGGCGCGGAGCTCTTTGATCACGTTGAGCTTCTGGGCGCCCGCATCCTTGAGCACCACATCGAACTCGGTCTTCTCTTCGGCAGCAGGAGCCGCCGCACCGGCAGCGGCGCCCGGCATGGCCACGGCCACCGGAGCAGCAGCGGTCACGCCCCACTCTTCTTTAAGTTCGTCAATAAGTTGCTTGAGTTCCAGTACGGTTGCACCGGACAGTTGAGCCTTGATCGAAGCAATATCGAGAGCCATTTTTTCCTCCTATCGGGCCTATTGACCCACCGGCCTAAGCGGCCTCTAGTTTCTGAACCTGGGCATCCAGGATGCCCACCAATTCCTGCGCCTTTGCCCCCAGCACGGCCACGAAGTTGGACATCGTAGCGGACAGCACGCCGACCAGTTCGGCTTGCAGTTCCTTCTGGCTGGGCAGCTCGGCCAGGGCCTCCACCTGCTGACCCGTGAGGGCCTGTCCCGAGAGCATTCCCGACTTTAGGGCAGGAATGCCTTTATCGTTCGTCTTGGCGAACTCCTTGAGGGCTTTGGCGACACCGGCGGGGTCGTTGAAGGTCACCACCGCCGAAGGGCCACTCAAACCTTCGATGGCCGGCAGTCCCAGGTCGCTGATGGCTTTGCGGATTAGGGTGTTTTTGGCCACAATCAGCTCGCCACCCTTTTCCCGCAGCGCCTTGCGCAGCTTCCCGGTAGGGCCCGCCTCGAGCCCTTGGTAGTTCACCAAGAAGAACGAGCCTTCCGTACCCTTGAGGGTAGCGGTAAGCGCCTCGAGGTTTTCGATGTTGCGCTTGTTAGGCAATGTTCCTCCTAGCGTGGGCAGGGGTAGGGACTTAGCAAAGACTCTACAACCCGCCCTCTTGTTGTTTTGGGACTAGGGAGTTCCCACCAAGTTAACCGCGAAAAACGCTTCCCTACGAGCGCCTCGGCGACATTTTTAAGGCTTCTCGCCCGTCGCTGTCTTTGGCTGCCCTGCGGGCCCGGCCTAGCAATCCAAGGCCCAGGAGGGACACCAAGGGTGAAGTATACAAAACGACCTTGGCTCCTGACAAGTCCGGTCGCGTAATCACCGACGGGAAGGTTCTGGCTTCCAGCGCTCTTCACAGACGTGGCCGCCCACTTCCCTCCCCTACTGCGTAGGGGAGGCCAGGTGGGGTGGCTGACCTGGCCCTTCACGCAGCGGATTGGGGGCCTTGCCTGATACCCTCCCCCACCCTCCCTACGCGGTAGGGAGGGCGTTTTTAGGCCATCTCGGGGGCCGAAGTGGGATGGAATCTCTACATCGATGTATTCGGTGTGCGGTACAAAACTTCGGAAATTTAGTTACCAGACCACTAAGCCAGCCGCAACTCCGGCAGGCCTTGGACTAAGTGCTCGTCGTGGGTAGCCACGATCACCGCGGTGCCGATTTCTTGGGCCAGGCTCAGCATGAGCCCGAGTACTTTTTCGGCGTTGCGCCGATCCAGGCTGCCGGTCGGCTCGTCGGCTAGCAAGAGCTTGGGGCGGTTGTACAGGGCTCGAGCCACCGCAATACGCTGCCGCTCACCTCCCGATAGGGCCTTGGGGAATAGATGGGCACGGTCTAGTAGCCCTACCCGATTGAGTAACTCCAGCCCCCAGGCCGGGTCTACCTGGTTGGCTAAATACCCCGGAACAAGGATGTTTTCTAGTGCGGTAAGCTCGGCTTGTAGATAGTGGTGCTGAAAGACTAAGCCGGTGAAGTATAGCCGCTGTCGGGCCAGCTGCTCTTCGCTCAGATCACCGATGCTCTGGCCCAGCCACCGCACATCGCCCGCTTGCAAGGCCAGCAACCCGGCCAGCAGGTGCAGCAGGGTGGTTTTGCCGCTACCCGAGGGCCCCAGAACGACCCGTATCTCGCGCTCATGCAGGGCGAAGTCCAGGTTCTGGAACAGCTCGACCTCGCCATAGCGAAAACCCAACCCAGAAGCTTCCAAAACCGGAGTGTTACTTGCTATTGGCAAACCGTTACGCACCCTTGTAGAGTGTACTTGATGTTGGCCGACCTACAGGTACTAGCCAAGACCCCGCTCTTCCAAGGGGTGCCGCCTCAGGCCCTCGAGGTTGCTCGAGAGTCTTTTGTAACCCGCAACTACCCGGCAGGTAAGTTAATTTTTGAGGCCGGGGATATGGGGGCGGCCCTTTATATTGTCCAGAGCGGACAGGTGCGCATCTACCGTACCTACTTGGATGGACGGGAGCGCATGTTTGCCTACCTGGGCCCCGGCGAAGTGTTTGGAGAGATGAGCCTGCTGGACGATCAGCCCCGCAGCGCCTCTGCCGAGACCACCCTAGACTCGGTGCTGCTGGTGTTGTACCAGGATGCCTACTGGAGTCTGGTGCGCAAATGGCCGGAAATCCTGCACAACCTGGCCACCATCCTGGCTCGTCGCCTGCGCGAGGCCGACCTAGAGCTCGAGGTGCTTTCCTTCGAAGAGGCCCGGGGCCGGGTGGCCTACGCCCTAACCAAACTGCGCAAGCAGCGCTATGGCGATGGGGTCAAGATGAAGCTAACCCACCAAGAACTGGCCCAGCTCTCCGGAACCAGCCGCGAGACCGTAACCCGTGTGCTGCATGCCCTGCGCGAGGAAGAGCTGGTTCGGGTGGGCTCGGGTTATGTAGAAATCCTCGATCCGGTGGGTCTGGAGGAAGTGCTTTTTGGCTTGCGCTAGCTTAGCGCCTATTGGTCTGGGGCCAGAACGGGTTTGGTTGTTGCATGAAGGATGCGACCGCGCTGAGGAAGCGTTATGCGTTTGCGGGCTGATTTAGTCCCTCAGGACAACCTAAGCTATCAGGATGTGGTTCTGGTAGTGGATGTAATTCGGGCTACCACCACCGCGACGGCTTTTTTGGAAGCGGGCGCCAGCAGCTTGTACCTCACGGCCAGCTTGGAGGGCGCTCGAGCTTTCCGAGATACCGATGTGGTGCTGGCAGGGGAGGAAGGGGGCCTTAAACCTGCCGGCTTTGATTACGGCAACTCGCCCCGGGAAGCCCTGGAAGCGCCGGTAGGGGGCAAAATTGTGGTGCTGAGCACCACCAACGGCACCCGCACGGCGCACTTAGCGGCCCAGAGCGCCAAACACGTTTTGCTCGCTTCGCTTTACAATGCCCACGCTGCTGCTCGTCTGGCCCACCAACTCGCCACCGAAGAGGTGGCAATTCTGTGTGCGGGCAAAGAGGGTCGCATAGGCCTGGACGACGTATACACCGCAGGCGTACTGGCCGAGTTTTTGCAGATCATGGGCTCCTATGAACTCGAGGATGGTGCGCTCACCGCCCTCACCACCCGTCGCGCCTATCCCGATCCACTGGAGCCGCTGCATCTTTCGGCGGCAGCCCAGGCCCTGCGACAGGTAGGGCTCGAGGCCGATGTACCTTTTTGCGCCCAGATCGCTGCTTCCCCTGCTGTGGGGGTGCTCGAGGGGCGGGTGGGCGAGGCCCTCATCTTTAAGCGAGCGCAGCGCCCCAGCAATGCCAGCCAGAGCCAGATTCCGACCGTCTAGTACGGTCTCCACAAGATGAACAAGCCTGATCGTGGCGAAGAGGTCAGGGCATTAGACCCGGTTTGCGGGTTTGGCCGGGTAGTGGTAAGCGTGCCGAGATAAATCGGACTGGAGCGAGAGCGCTCTAATGCTCAGAACCTGAGGCCTGCTGACCTTGGGTCGGCATTGTTTTGGGCGCTTATGGCTACTCCCGGCCCTCATCAACCCTATTCGGCCGTAGTCAGCCGTATCATGGAGCGGTATGTTGGCGCAGGAAATAGTGCAGCAAGTCCAGTCGGGTCAACGTTCGCCGCGTGAAATAGTCGAGGAGCGCTTGCAGCGCATTGCAGAGCTCGAGCCCTACCTCCATGCCTTTATCCGCTTGAATCCAGAAGCGCGCTCTGAGGCCCAAGCTGTTGAAGAGCGCCTGGCAGGTGGCGAGAGCCTACCGCTGGCGGGGGTTCCGGTGGCCGTCAAGGACAATATCTGTACTGAGGGGCTGGAAACCACCTGCGGCTCTAAAATGCTGGCTTCCTTTGTGCCTCCGTATAACGCTACGGTCATCGAAAAACTGCGCAAAGCCGGGGCCATCGTGGTGGGCAAGGCCAACATGGACGAGTTTGCCATGGGTTCTTCCACCGAATACTCGGCCTTTGGCCCGACCCGCAATCCCTGGGACTTGGAGCGGGTACCGGGGGGAACCTCGGGGGGCTCGGCGGCAGCGGTGGCCGCCGATATGGTGCCGGTGGCGCTTGGAACCGACACCGGTGGGAGTGTACGCCAGCCGGCTGCGTTGTGTGGCATCTACGGCTTTAAGCCTACCTATGGCCGTATTTCACGCTATGGAGTGGTAGCCACCGCCAGCAGCTTGGATCAGGTAGGAACCATGGCCCGCTCGATAAGTGACCTGGCCCTGCTGAGCGAGGTAGTATGCGGCCACGACCCGCGAGACAGCACCAGCCTGGAAGCCGTACCGCAGTTCATGGCCGCCTTGCAGGCTCCGGTGCAGGGCATGACCGTGGGGATTGTCAAGGAAGCCCTAGCACAGGGCAACTCGCCCGGGGTGCTGGAGGCCCTCGAGCGTTTCCGTTTGGTACTGGAAAAGCAAGGGGTGCGCTTTGTTGAGGTCAGCATTCCCACCCTGGCGTACGCCCTGGCCGCCTACTACATTGTCAACACCGCCGAAATCAGCTCCAACCTGGCCCGCTACGACGGAACCCTTTATGGGCTGCGGGTGCCCGCTGAAGATAGTATCAGCACCATGATGCAAAGCCGTGAACACGGTTTTGGCCCCGAGGCACAGCGGCGGATTCTGATGGGAACGTTTGTGCTTTCGTCGGGTTACTACGATGCCTACTACGGCAAAGCACTGCGTGTCAGGGCCAAACTCAAGGCCGACATAGACGCTGCCCTTGCCCAGGCCGACCTGCTGCTCACCCCTACCAGCCCTTTCCCAGCCTTCCCATTTGGCGAAAAAACCAGCGACCCCCTTGCGATGTACCTGGCCGACATAGACACCGTAGCCGTCAACCTGGCCGGAGCGCCCGCGATGAGTATCCCCGCAGGCTTCGAGGGGGCGTTGCCGGTAGGCGTTCAGCTCATCGGCAAACCCTTGCAGGACGAGCAAATCTTTACCCTGGCACATGCTTTTGAGCAAGCTACCGAGCGGGCTTTTGCTAAAGCAGCACAGGTTAACCTCGGCGTTACGCCACCTTATGCGCAGCAATGACCTATGGAAATCTATCTAGTACGCCATGCCATAGCCCTCGAGGCGCTACCGGGTCAGTCCGACGATGCCCGGCCGCTGTCTGAACCGGGCAGACAGAAGTTCAAAGAGGCGGTGCAGGGGCTTGGGCGCCTAGGCGTTCATTTTGACCGCCTTTACCATAGCCCCAAGCTACGCGCGGTACAGACCGCCGAACTTCTTGTGCCGCTGCTGGAGGGCGAGACCGAAGTAACGCCCTATCTGGCCGCCGAGCCCGGCCTACCGCTCCTCGAGGCTTTGCAGGGCAACAACGTAGCCCTTGTGGGGCACGAGCCCTGGATCGGCAGCTTATGTGCCTGGCTGCTCACGGGGCGCAAAGACGGTGGCCCTTTCCCCTTCAAAAAAGGGGGCGTGGCCTGGCTCGAGGGCACCCCTAAGCCTGGCGGCATGAAGCTCCGGGGCTTCTGGTCGCCCCGGGTTTTGCGCAGGCTATCCGGCTAAGTGGTCTCGTAATCTGATTTTCGTCGCTTTGCCCTTACAAATCCAAACGTGAGCACCTTGTCATTGCGAGGAGGCCCCGCCGACGAAGCAATCCAGATAGCCTTGTGTAGGCTGGCCAGGTCAGAGCTTCTAGATTCCTTCGCATCCTGCGGATGCTGGCAATGACGGAAAAGTGGGGTCACATACTTTGTTACCAGACCACTAAGTGGTCTGGTAACTAAATTTCCGAAGTTATGTACCGCACACCGAATACATCGTTGTAGAGATTCCATCCCACTTCGGCCCCCGAGATGGCCTAAAAACGCCCTCCCTACCGCGTAGGGAGGGTGGGGGAGGGTATCAGGCAAGGCCCCCAATCCGCTGCGTGAAGGGCCAGGTCAGCCACCCCACCTGGCCTCCCCTACGCAGTAGGGGAGGGAAAGGGCGAAGCGGGGTGGGGTGCTTTTTGCATGACCGTACAGGCAAGGCACCGAAGGCCCAGGTTTACGAGACACGGCGCGTTCTGAAGGCTAAACCTCATACTGCGTATTTTGTTACCAGACCACTAAGCCTGCTCGAGGCTAAAAGGGGTCTTCTGGCCGGCCAGGGCAATTGCGCGGGCCTCCTCTGGCACCCAGGAGAGCCCCAACACCGCCCTATAGGCCCTTAGCGCCTGGTCGCGCCGGCCTAACAGGTCGGCCAACTGCCCGTAGCGGGCCAGGGTGTAGCCCGGCAGGTAGGCGGGGTGCTGAAATTCGCTGTGCACAAGCTGCTCCAAAAGAGCAAAGGCGTCCTCCGGCTGTTTGGCGGCCAGGTAGATCTGGGCGGCGCAGTAGAGGGCTTCGGGGCTTTCTACTTCCTGCAACTGCTCTAGCAAAACCGCCCAGTCGTCCGACTCGCTCAGTTGCCAGGCCCGATCCAGCACGCTGCGCTGACGCTCGAGCTCGGTGGGGGTATGGGCCCCTGGCAACTGGTACCGCTCTGCCGGCAGGTTCTCCAGCAGCCAAGGGTACTCGAGCGCATCCACCAACACCACCCCACGCCCTGGAGCACCCCGCAAGCGCTGGGCTACTTGCTCCATGCGCTGCCGCCGGAAGCCGGTCGCGGGGCCCTCACCAAAAACCTGGGCGTAGCCCTGATGGTAGGCTTTTAGTACCTGTAGCACCGCCTCCTGGGCAAAATCTTCTGGGGTGCGGGGGGTGCTGAGCAGGGCTTGCAGGCTTTCCTCGAGACCCTGCACCTGGTGCAAAAGCTGCTGGCCTTTGGGGTACTGGCGCAAAGCTTCGCGAAAGCGATCGGCCTCGGCTTTGAGGTGGGCCTGTTCGTCCAGCGCCTCTATCTCCAAACCTGCTCTTTCGGCCCAGGGCAAAACGTGAAAGAATGAGACCTCGTTCTGGTCGCGCCAGCGCTGCGCTGCCAGTTCCTCGGGGCTATACGAGGCCAGGAATATCTTTTGGGGCTGGTGCAACTTAATCAGCTCCACCACCGTCACCCCGTTGTAGCGCGGGTGCAGGATATGAAAGGGGCCCAGCGTAGGAATGACCAAGACCGACACGCCCGGCATTTTAGACCTCCAAGATCGCAACTACCGTTTTGCAATGCTCAATGGCTGGTTTGTGCTGTTGGGGGACGCTTTTTTTAATGGCTCCATCGTGCTGGCCTCCTTTGCCGCCAAGCTCGGCGCGGCCAACTGGGTGATCGGGCTGTTGCCGGCTTTGCTCAACGCCGGCTCGATGATACCGCAGGTTTTTGTCGCGCCCTACGTGGCCCGGCTTCCGGTCAAGGTGGTGCTGTACCGCCGCATGGCCCTGTTGCGGGTGGCCAGCCTGGGCCTGGTAGCGTTGGGAGGGTTTGTACTAGGGCAGCGCCCCGACCTGCTGCTATGGGTATTTACGGTCGGGCTTGCCCTCAACGGCTTTTTTACCGGGTTCTCGAGCCTTCCTTTCTGGGAGGCCATCGGAAAAACCATTCCCATGGAGCGCCGCAGCGGGCTTTTCGCGGCCCGCAACCTGGTGGGCGGGTTGTTGGCTTTTGGGGCCGGTTTTCTGGTGCGCCTCATCCTTGATCTGCCGCTGGCTTTTCCCTACCCCTATGCCATTCTCTTCACCCTTGGCACCCTGGCCTTTGCCTATGGTTGGCATCTGTTTGGCTTGGTAGACGAACCCCCCGACAAAGAAACCCGCTCCGAGCGCATCTCGCTTAGCCTACCCTTCCGCGACTTTTATTTTCGCCGCTTTTTGCGGGTGCGCATTCTGCTGGTGATGGCCAGCATGGTCGAACCCTTCTATGCAGCCTACGCCGTGCGGGTGCTGGGACACAAAGGTGAGATCGGAACCTATCTAATGGTCTATACGCTTTCCTCGGTGCTTTCGAACCTACTGTGGGTGCGCATTTCCCGGCGCTATGGCTCGCGTAGCCTAATCCTGATCGGCGCCGCCCTGGGCGCAGCAACCCCTCCTCTGGCACTGCTGCTATCCCCGTCGGCTTTTTGGTTGGTGTTTGTGTTGCAAGGGGCATACCTGGCCTCCATTGGGGTAGGCACCTCCACCTATCTAGTGAACCTGGCCCCCACCGATGCCCGCAGTTCGTACATCGGCCTGTCCAATACTATTGTGGGGTTGTTGGCCTTCTCGCCGGTGTTGGGTGGGTTGCTGGCCGACCGCGTGGGGTATGCGGGGCCGATGGTGGTTGCAACCATCTGCTATGCCTGGGCCTTGTATGCGGGCCGCCGCCTGAAGCTGCTCGAGGGGGTACAACCGCGCTGAGGAGTCTGATACCGGATTCAAAAAGATAGTCTTCAGAACAAACAACCCTGATGGTTATCTTTTTGAATCCTAGAGCACACCCCTCCCTGACGGTCGGCGAAAAAAACGTCTCCCTTCGGTCGGGTTCGTTTGTCGCCGTTCGGTGACAAACGAACCGAATCTGGTATGACATAAAGGCACCGTCGGAAAGATTCCCCCACATTTTCAGAGTGATAGCCCACAGGCCCTTCACCGCGTAGGGTTGGGGAGGGTTCCTGGCAAGGCCCCGGGCCTGTCTGTTAGCAGGCCCTATCCATAACCCCACCTGGGGGAGGAAGGGGGCGAATCGGGATGGGGTGGTTTTCTGGTTGTACATATGTGGCTATATTGGTCTGGTAATCTGATTTACGTCACTTTGCCCTTTAAGATCCAAATGTGAGCCCCTTGTCATTGCGAGGAGGCCCCCGCCGACGAAGCAATCCGGGTAGGGTTGACTGGGCGAGCCAGGCCAGAGATGCTGGATTGTTTCGCATCCAACGGATGCTCGCAATCACAGGAGAAGGCCGGTATCCCATACTTTGTTACCAAACGGCTATACGGGCATCTCTACGCCTAAATGACACGGCCATAATGCCTACCAAACAGGCGCAAACCGATGGGCGGGGCACCCCGTGCTTTCGCCTTTTTGCCTGCTCGGTGTACAGTGACGGAGGACGGTAAAACCATGTTTGAACCAGGGCTTTTGAAGGATAAGGTAATACTGGTAACGGGGGGCGGTACGGGTCTGGGCCGCTCGATGAGCACACGCTTCCTGGAGCTTGGGGCCAGGGTGGCCATTACCAGCCGTCGGGCCGAGACCCTTGCCCAGGCTGCCCAGGAGATGATGCAGCAGACCGGAGGAGAGGTTTTTGCCACTCCGGTAGATGTGCGCGACCCAGAAGCAGTAAAAAGCATGGTGGACGCGGTAGAAGCCCATTTTGGCCGCATTGATGTGCTGCTCAACAATGCGGCTGGCAACTTTATTTCCCCTACCGAGCGGCTCTCCTATCGGGCCTTCGATGCGGTGTTGAACATTGTGCTCCACGGTACGGTGTACTGCACCCTCGAGGTCGGTAAGCGCTGGATTGCGCGTAAACAGAAAGGGGTCATGCTCAACATTGCTACCACCTATGCCCAGTCCGGCTCGGGGTATGTGGTGCCTTCTGCTACGGCCAAGGCCGGCGTGGTAGCCCTGACCAAGTCACTGGCGGCGGAGTGGGGCAAGTACGGCATCCGGCTCAACGCCATTGCACCGGGGCCCTTCCCCACCGAAGGGGCCTGGACACGCCTGATGCCTACCCCGGAGATTGCCCAAATGTTCGAGAAGAAGATTCCCCTGGGGCGGGTGGGCGAGCACATCGAACTCGCCAACCTGGCCTCTTACCTCATCTCCGACTACGCGGGCTTCATTACCGGCGACGTGATCACCATTGACGGGGGCGAGACGGTCTGGAATGCGGGGGAATTCAACATCCTGGACGCCGTAACCCAGGAGCAATGGGATGCCCTCGAGGCCCTTCGCAAGAAAAGCTAACCCGCAAACCCGATTCCGGCGTGGCACAATAAAAGCGTGGAAGTGATCCAACCTTACATCGGACAGCTCACCTTTGGCGGGCTGGCCGGTTTTGCTGTGGGCTACGCTATCAAGACCGTGGGGCGTTGGGTGGCCATCATCCTGGGCCTGATTTTTGTGGTGGTGCAGGTGCTGGCCTCGATGGGCTACATCAACGTGGACTGGACGCGCATCCAGCGCGATGTGGAGCCTTTACTGCAACAAGATCAGATCAAAAGCGCCTGGGACGCTCTGGTGCGGGTGCTTACTACCAACCTACCTTTTGGAGGGGCTTTTGTAGCGGGGCTTCTGCTGGGGTTGCGGCGGGGTTAGGCGTACTTGGTGCGGAGCAAAAGGGCCTGGCCGGAGAGTTCTGCTAGCCGGTCAAGGTCTATGGCGGTGGGGTGACCGTGCTGGGCCAGGTAGGGCAGCACCTGTTCGGTAGCCAGGTTGCCTACTAGCTCGTCGCCGGCAAAGGGGCAGCCGCCAATGCCGCCCAGTGCTCCCTCGAGCCAGCACACCCCGGCCTGTAGGGCTACCGCTACTTTCTCCAGGGTGTGCTCCGGACGACTATGTAAGTGCAGGCCGATTTTTTCATCCAACCCCCCCTCCCGCGCCACAGCTTGAAGGGTATCGGCGATGGTCTGGGCCGTGGCCACCCCGTAGGTATCGGCCAGCACGATGCCCGAAAGCCCCGGCATCTGCTGCATGCGCTGCACAAACTGCGCGGTAAGACCCGGTTCCCAGGTGTCGCCATAGGGGTTGCCGAAGGCCATCGAAAGGTAGACCACAAAGCGCAGCCTTCCGGCTTCGGCTAAGAGTTGTTCCAAAACCGGCCAGGATTCTTGGATGCCTAGGTTGAGGTTTTTGCGCTGGAAGGTCTCGGAGATGGAGAAGGGATAGCCTACCGTGGTCAGGTGAGGGGCTTGTCGGGCCCGCTCCAGACCCTTGGGGTTGCCAATGATGGCCAGGTACTCCCGTCCCTCCGGCTTGGGCAAGGCGGCCAGCACCGCCTCGGCATCGGCGTGCTGAGGCACCCATTTGGGCGAGACAAAGCTGGTCAGGTCGAGGCTTTGAAAATCGGCCTCGAGCAGCCCCAGCAAATATCCCACCTTTTCTTCGGTTGGAATGAATCGGGCAAACCCCTGCCAGGAGTCCCGTGGACACTCCACCCATTTCACAGTTCCTCACTATACCGAGCGATGCCCTCCGGCTGCACCACATACAGCTCGCCCCATAAAGGGTAGCCCTGCCTGAACACATCGCTCAAGATCTCGCGCATCAGCTCGGGGTCAATCACCCCCGGGCGCAGCACGATACGCGGGAAGCTGAGGGGAAAGCGCACGGGGTCGGAGAAGTCCAGGTCGAGTGTGACCAGCACATAGTTGTGTTGCTCGGCGTAGGCGTACAAAAAGGCGTCGGAGCGCCCGGTGAGGCCCATCTCCCGCGCCGTGACCACCTCGTGCCCCTCGCCAATCAGCCACCAAAGCACCCGCTGGGGTATGTTTTCGTCGAGCAGAATGCGCATTACTCCTCGTGCAGGGCGATCCACTCGTAGTTGGTGGAGCGGGCCCCGTACAACAGCGCGGCCTGGATGTCCTGGCGGGTCAGTTCGGGCCACTGCACCAATACCTCCTCGACGGACATCTGCGAGGCCAGGGCTTCCAAGACCATATGTACCGCAATGCGGGTTCCCTTTATGCGGGGGCGCCCTCTTAGCATTTCGGGATTGGAGCTGATGCGGGAGAGGAGTTCGCTGCGAGCCTTGGTATTCAGCTTCATGTGCTACCTCCCTGAGGGCGGTTTTGGGGCCCAGGGTTCACGCGCAAGTTCGGGCCGCAAAAGACGCTATGCACCCCGGCACGAGCCTGAGGCTTTCTTGGCTGGGCTGCATGCTTCATCATAGCCGATATTGCCCAGCGGTAGGGTCAAAAATCTCTCCTGCCCGGATGTTCCCACGGGAAGCTCCACGTGGGTTAACCCAAGCGCCCACAAGTCTTCCCATCGGCACCCAGATTCAGGCTTCCTGCGGGGGCCCCAGATGAGGGATCAAACGAGTTGTTTACAGGACTTTCTATTTGAAACCGCTATGACTCTGCTAGCTCGAGCCCAAAGCGTTGAATGCTTTACAAACCCTCCACCGGCTCGGTTTCCATGCCCCGAATGGCCTCGCGCAACCAGTCGGGGATGCGGGCGGGCTTGCCGTTTTCCAGCCAGACTACCACCACCTTGATCCGGGCGGCCAGCCCGCCGTCGGCCCAGGTTTCGCTATAAGTGCGGAAGCTCGAGTTCCCCACCCGCTCTACCCGCAAGGCAATCTCCACCTGCTGTCCGAACAAAATGGGGGTGATGTAGTCCACCTCGGCCCGCGCCATTACAAAGTTTCCGCTGTCGATGTGGGCGCCGGCTTGCTGTAGGTAGTGGCCCCGCGCCACTTCGTCGTAGGTCAGATAAACCGCGTTGTTGACGTGCTCGAGGGTGTCGAGGTCGCTAAAACGCACCTGGATGGGTACGCGCACCGGAAAGATCATGCCCTGGATTCTATCCCGAGGTATGGGG
This genomic stretch from Meiothermus sp. harbors:
- a CDS encoding SDR family oxidoreductase; amino-acid sequence: MFEPGLLKDKVILVTGGGTGLGRSMSTRFLELGARVAITSRRAETLAQAAQEMMQQTGGEVFATPVDVRDPEAVKSMVDAVEAHFGRIDVLLNNAAGNFISPTERLSYRAFDAVLNIVLHGTVYCTLEVGKRWIARKQKGVMLNIATTYAQSGSGYVVPSATAKAGVVALTKSLAAEWGKYGIRLNAIAPGPFPTEGAWTRLMPTPEIAQMFEKKIPLGRVGEHIELANLASYLISDYAGFITGDVITIDGGETVWNAGEFNILDAVTQEQWDALEALRKKS
- a CDS encoding hydroxymethylglutaryl-CoA lyase yields the protein MKWVECPRDSWQGFARFIPTEEKVGYLLGLLEADFQSLDLTSFVSPKWVPQHADAEAVLAALPKPEGREYLAIIGNPKGLERARQAPHLTTVGYPFSISETFQRKNLNLGIQESWPVLEQLLAEAGRLRFVVYLSMAFGNPYGDTWEPGLTAQFVQRMQQMPGLSGIVLADTYGVATAQTIADTLQAVAREGGLDEKIGLHLHSRPEHTLEKVAVALQAGVCWLEGALGGIGGCPFAGDELVGNLATEQVLPYLAQHGHPTAIDLDRLAELSGQALLLRTKYA
- a CDS encoding FUN14 domain-containing protein, with protein sequence MEVIQPYIGQLTFGGLAGFAVGYAIKTVGRWVAIILGLIFVVVQVLASMGYINVDWTRIQRDVEPLLQQDQIKSAWDALVRVLTTNLPFGGAFVAGLLLGLRRG
- a CDS encoding DUF5615 family PIN-like protein, translating into MRILLDENIPQRVLWWLIGEGHEVVTAREMGLTGRSDAFLYAYAEQHNYVLVTLDLDFSDPVRFPLSFPRIVLRPGVIDPELMREILSDVFRQGYPLWGELYVVQPEGIARYSEEL
- a CDS encoding histidine phosphatase family protein, whose amino-acid sequence is MEIYLVRHAIALEALPGQSDDARPLSEPGRQKFKEAVQGLGRLGVHFDRLYHSPKLRAVQTAELLVPLLEGETEVTPYLAAEPGLPLLEALQGNNVALVGHEPWIGSLCAWLLTGRKDGGPFPFKKGGVAWLEGTPKPGGMKLRGFWSPRVLRRLSG
- the gatA gene encoding Asp-tRNA(Asn)/Glu-tRNA(Gln) amidotransferase subunit GatA, which gives rise to MLAQEIVQQVQSGQRSPREIVEERLQRIAELEPYLHAFIRLNPEARSEAQAVEERLAGGESLPLAGVPVAVKDNICTEGLETTCGSKMLASFVPPYNATVIEKLRKAGAIVVGKANMDEFAMGSSTEYSAFGPTRNPWDLERVPGGTSGGSAAAVAADMVPVALGTDTGGSVRQPAALCGIYGFKPTYGRISRYGVVATASSLDQVGTMARSISDLALLSEVVCGHDPRDSTSLEAVPQFMAALQAPVQGMTVGIVKEALAQGNSPGVLEALERFRLVLEKQGVRFVEVSIPTLAYALAAYYIVNTAEISSNLARYDGTLYGLRVPAEDSISTMMQSREHGFGPEAQRRILMGTFVLSSGYYDAYYGKALRVRAKLKADIDAALAQADLLLTPTSPFPAFPFGEKTSDPLAMYLADIDTVAVNLAGAPAMSIPAGFEGALPVGVQLIGKPLQDEQIFTLAHAFEQATERAFAKAAQVNLGVTPPYAQQ
- a CDS encoding MFS transporter; translation: MTKTDTPGILDLQDRNYRFAMLNGWFVLLGDAFFNGSIVLASFAAKLGAANWVIGLLPALLNAGSMIPQVFVAPYVARLPVKVVLYRRMALLRVASLGLVALGGFVLGQRPDLLLWVFTVGLALNGFFTGFSSLPFWEAIGKTIPMERRSGLFAARNLVGGLLAFGAGFLVRLILDLPLAFPYPYAILFTLGTLAFAYGWHLFGLVDEPPDKETRSERISLSLPFRDFYFRRFLRVRILLVMASMVEPFYAAYAVRVLGHKGEIGTYLMVYTLSSVLSNLLWVRISRRYGSRSLILIGAALGAATPPLALLLSPSAFWLVFVLQGAYLASIGVGTSTYLVNLAPTDARSSYIGLSNTIVGLLAFSPVLGGLLADRVGYAGPMVVATICYAWALYAGRRLKLLEGVQPR